A genomic segment from Candidatus Omnitrophota bacterium encodes:
- the trpS gene encoding tryptophan--tRNA ligase: MKKKNILSGMRPTGKLHLGHLVGALKSWIELQEEYNCFFMVADWHALMSEYEKPSDIKKNSFEIVKDWISCGIDPEKSVIFIQSMVPEHLELAMVFSMLTPLGWLERCPTYKEQLREIKGRMLATYGFLGYPVLQAADIALYRADLVPVGEDQKHHLELAREIIRRFHSLYGKEIFVEPQPMLTQFSKLVGLDNRKMSKSYGNFISLSDSPETVNKKVYSMYTDPNRVRADVPGRVKGNPVFIYHDIFNSDSEQVEDLKKRYRAGKVGDVEVKKKLAAALNDYLGPIRQRREELTDDDVRQIIEEGSKKAREAAHKTMTKVKKCLHQVIDR, encoded by the coding sequence ATGAAAAAGAAAAATATACTTAGCGGGATGAGACCCACGGGCAAGCTCCACCTGGGGCATCTTGTGGGGGCTTTGAAGAGCTGGATCGAGCTCCAGGAAGAATATAACTGCTTTTTCATGGTCGCCGACTGGCACGCTCTTATGAGCGAGTACGAGAAGCCGTCGGACATAAAGAAGAACAGTTTCGAGATAGTCAAGGACTGGATATCCTGCGGCATAGATCCGGAAAAAAGCGTTATTTTCATTCAGAGCATGGTGCCCGAGCACCTGGAACTTGCCATGGTCTTCTCGATGCTTACCCCCCTGGGTTGGCTGGAGAGGTGCCCAACTTACAAAGAACAGCTCAGGGAGATCAAGGGACGCATGCTCGCGACCTACGGGTTCCTGGGGTATCCTGTGCTCCAGGCCGCCGACATAGCCCTTTACAGAGCAGATCTGGTGCCGGTGGGAGAGGACCAGAAGCATCATCTTGAACTTGCCAGGGAGATCATACGAAGGTTCCACAGTCTTTACGGGAAAGAGATATTCGTCGAACCCCAGCCTATGCTCACGCAGTTCTCCAAACTGGTCGGTCTGGACAACCGGAAGATGTCAAAAAGTTACGGTAATTTCATCTCTTTATCCGACTCTCCCGAGACGGTCAACAAGAAAGTATACAGCATGTACACCGACCCCAACAGGGTCCGCGCGGACGTGCCCGGCAGGGTAAAGGGTAATCCGGTGTTCATATACCATGATATATTCAATTCCGACAGCGAACAGGTCGAGGACCTCAAAAAGAGGTATCGGGCCGGCAAGGTCGGGGATGTCGAGGTAAAGAAGAAGCTTGCCGCCGCTCTCAATGACTACCTCGGCCCTATAAGGCAGAGGCGGGAGGAACTTACCGATGATGATGTCAGGCAGATAATCGAAGAAGGTTCCAAAAAGGCCAGGGAAGCTGCGCATAAAACCATGACCAAGGTGAAGAAATGCCTTCATCAGGTCATAGACCGGTGA